The following proteins are encoded in a genomic region of Pungitius pungitius chromosome 19, fPunPun2.1, whole genome shotgun sequence:
- the tnikb gene encoding TRAF2 and NCK interacting kinase b isoform X5, producing the protein MASDSPARSLDEIDLSALRDPAGIFELVELVGNGTYGQVYKGRHVKTGQLAAIKVMDVTGDEEEEIKAEINMLKKYSHHRNIATYYGAFVKKNPPGVDDQLWLVMEFCGAGSITDLIKNTKGNSLKEEWIAYVCREILRGLTHLHQHKVIHRDIKGQNVLLTENAEVKLVDFGVSAQLDRTVGRRNTFIGTPYWMAPEVIACDENPDATYDFKSDLWSLGITAIEMAEGAPPLCDMHPMRALFLIPRNPAPRLKSKKWSKKFQSFIDSCLVKSHSQRPSTEQLLKHPFIRDLPNERQVRIQLKDHIDRTKKRRGERDETEYEYSGSEEEDEERDVGEPSSIINIPGESTLRRDFLRLQLANKERSELIRRQQLEQQQNEEHKRQLLAERQKRIEEQKEQRRRLEEQQRRERDMRKQQEREQRRRYEEMEQLRRDEERRHAEREQEYIRRQLEEEQRQLEILQQQLLQEQALLLEYKRKQIEEQRQAERLQRQLQQERAYLVSLQQQQQQDPARPPQDKKQLYHYKDQAPGANDKPTWAKEVMHRAQSNSPRIPPKKYHSFTDRDVSLGNLLQLPGYKPRRPPSYPAHDSPPMANVHVPHIRVTCVPQPEPRQQDLRRSPNRSPAPRGRSPDRRHKVSNRISDPSLPPRSESFSSGGIQQARTPPTHRSIEPQMAHLVQVRSHGLSGSQSLYDPHGVSSSASPSPSRPPMPRQNSDPTSDTPPPPSLTRLAPPLDKLDRSSWLRQDDDMPPKVPQRTTSISPALVRKHSPGNGPGLGPRPGAHLIRASNPDLRRTDVAMETPLKRTSSGSSSSSSNPSSKGGSNERGNSAALTEGSTPSTHETKDDGRELTRPSRPASYKKAVDEDLTALAKELRELRQGEETSRPPVKVTDYSSSSEDSHSSEDEEGEGGANDGSVAVSDIPRIMPAASQGPNEAFAMTGGHNDAHHDAYGNSSQDSTLMMRERHGGRRRSSAASNGFPGNANLFPGNANLPDLVQQSASPLVSPGDASGAQYGMAGSGGSKSSFTPFVDPRVYGTSPTEDDEDEDDEDNISASALFSDEVLKHEHDLEQARLNEARKISVVNVNPTNIRPHSDTPEIRKYKKRFNSEILCAALWGVNLLVGTENGLMLLDRSGQGKVYNLINRRRFQQMDVLEGLNVLVTISGKKNKLRVYYLSWLRNRILHNDPEVEKKQGWITVGELEGCVHYKVVKYERIKFLVIALKNAVEIYAWAPKPYHKFMAFKSFTDLQHRPQLVDLTVEEGQRLKVIYGSSVGFHVIDVDSGNPYDIYIPSHIQGQVTPHAIVVLPKTDGMEMLLCYEDEGVYVNTYGRITKDVVLQWGEMPTSVAYIHSNQIMGWGEKAIEIRSVETGHLDGVFMHKRAQRLKFLSERNDKVFFASVRSGGSSQVFFMTLNRSSMMNW; encoded by the exons GACCCAGCTGGTATCTTTGAGCTGGTCGAACTGGTTGGAAATGGCACCTACGGGCAGGTCTACAAG GGTCGACATGTCAAAACGGGACAGCTCGCTGCCATCAAAGTCATGGACGTCACAGGA gatgaggaggaggagattaaAGCAGAGATCAACATGTTAAAGAAGTACAGCCACCACAGGAACATAGCGACCTACTACGGAGCCTTCGTCAAGAAGAACCCTCCCGGGGTGGACGACCAGCTCTGG CTGGTGATGGAGTTCTGCGGCGCCGGCTCGATCACCGACCTGATCAAGAACACCAAAGggaactctctgaaggaggagtGGATCGCCTACGTCTGCAGGGAGATCCTCCGG ggTCTGACCCACCTCCACCAGCACAAGGTCATCCACAGAGACATCAAGGGTCAGAACGTGCTGCTGACCGAGAACGCAGAGGTCAAACTAG TGGACTTTGGTGTGAGCGCTCAGCTGGACCGCACAGTGGGACGGAGGAACACCTTCATCGGGACGCCGTACTGGATGGCGCCCGAGGTCATCGCCTGCGACGAAAACCCCGACGCCACCTACGACTTCAAG agtGATCTGTGGTCGCTCGGTATCACAGCGATTGAGATGGCAGAGGGAGCACCAC CTTTGTGCGACATGCATCCAATGAGAGCGCTCTTCCTCATCCCCAGAAACCCCGCCCCCAGACTAAAGTCTAAGAAGTG GTCGAAGAAGTTCCAGTCCTTCATCGACAGCTGCCTGGTGAAGAGCCACAGCCAGCGGCCGAGCACCGAGCAGCTCCTCAAGCACCCCTTCATCCGGGACCTCCCCAACGAGCGGCAGGTCCGCATCCAGCTGAAGGACCACATCGACCGCAccaagaagaggaggggggagaggg aTGAGACAGAATACGAGTACAGCGGGAGTGAAGAAGAGGACGAAGAGAGAGACGTTGGAGAGCCCAG ctccatcaTCAACATCCCCGGTGAGTCCACCCTGAGGCGGGACTTCCTGCGCCTGCAGCTGGCCAACAAGGAGCGGTCGGAGCTGATCCGGCgccagcagctggagcagcagcagaacgaGGAGCACAAGCGCCAGCTGCTGGCCGAGAGGCAGAAACGCAtcgaggagcagaaggagcagaggaggcggCTGGAggag caacaGCGGCGCGAGCGGGACatgaggaagcagcaggagcggGAGCAGAGGCGGAGGTACGAGGAGATGGAGCAGCTCCGTCGggacgaggagaggaggcaCGCGGAGAGAGAGCAG GAGTATATCCGtaggcagctggaggaggagcagaggcagctggagatcctgcagcagcagctcctgcaggagcAGGCCTTACTGCTG GAGTACAAGAGGAAGCAGATCGAGGAGCAGCGGCAGGCGGAGCGGCTGCagaggcagctgcagcaggagcgcGCGTACCTGGtgtcgctgcagcagcagcagcagcaggacccgGCGCGGCCGCCGCAGGACAAGAAGCAGCTGTACCACTACAAGGACCAGGCGCCCGGCGCCAACGACAAGCCCACCTGGGCCAAGGAG GTGATGCATCGAGCTCAGAGCAACTCGCCCCGCATCCCCCCCAAGAAGTACCACTCCTTCACGGACCGGGACGTCAGCCTCGGcaacctcctccagctccccggTTACAAAcctcgccgccccccctcctacccGGCCCACGACAGCCCCCCAATGGCTAACGTGCACGTGCCTCACATCCGGGTCACCTGTGTGCCTCAACCGGAACCGCGGCAGCAGGACCTCCGGAGGAGCCCCAACAGGAGCCCCGCCCCCAGGGGGCGGAGCCCCGACCGGCGG CACAAAGTCTCCAACCGGATCTCGGACCCGTCGCTGCCCCCCCGCTCAGAGTCCTTCAGCAGCGGCGGCATCCAGCAGGCCCGGACCCCCCCGACGCACCGCTCCATCGAGCCCcag atgGCCCACCTGGTGCAGGTGAGGAGTCACGGTCTGTCCGGCTCTCAGTCCCTGTACGACCCCCACGGCGTCTCCTCCTCGGCgtcgccctccccctcccggcCTCCCATGCCCCGGCAGAACTCCGACCCCACCTCcgacacccctcctcccccgtcccTCACCCGCCTGGCGCCCCCCCTCGACAAGCTGGACCGCAGCTCCTGGCTGCGGCAGGACGACGACATGCCGCCCAAG GTTCCTCAGAGGACGACCTCCATCTCTCCCGCTTTGGTCAGAAAACACTCACCTGGAAACGGACCCGGCCTCGGGCCTCGACCCGGAGCTCACCTCATACGggccag CAACCCTGACCTGCGGAGGACcgacgttgccatggagacgccCCTGAAGAGGACGAGCAgcggcagctcctccagctccagcaaCCCGAGCTCCAAGGGAGGCTCCAACGAACGAG GTAATTCAGCCGCTCTGACCGAAGGCTCAACTCCTTCGACCCACGAGACCAAAGACGACGGCAGAGAGCTGACGCGACCCAGCAGGCCTGca AGTTATAAGAAAGCTGTAGACGAG GACCTGACGGCTCTGGCCAAGGAGCTGCGAGAGCTGCGTCAGGGCGAAGAGACCAGCCGCCCCCCCGTCAAGGTGACGGACTACTCGTCCTCCAGCGAGGACTCGCATAgcagcgaggacgaggagggggagggcggcGCCAACGACGGGTCGGTGGCGGTCAGCGACATACCGCGCATCAT GCCTGCAGCGAGTCAAGGTCCCAACGAGGCCTTCGCCATGACGGGGGGCCACAACGACGCTCACCACGACGCGTACGGAAACAGCTCCCAGGACAGCACGCTGATGATGCGTGAG agGCACGGGGGACGGAGGCGGAGCTCCGCCGCCAGCAACGGTTTCCCTGGCAACGCCAATCTGTTCCCCGGCAACGCCAATCTCCCTGATCTGGTGCAGCAAAGCGCCTCCCCCCTGGTCTCCCCAGGCGACGCCTCTGGGGCGCAA TACGGGATGGCCGGCAGCGGAGGCTCCAAGTCTTCCTTCACCCCCTTCGTAGATCCCAGGGTGTACGGGACGTCCCCCaccgaggacgacgaggacgaggacgacgaggacaaCATCTCGGCCTCAG CGCTGTTCTCCGACGAGGTGCTGAAGCACGAGCACGACCTGGAGCAGGCGAGGCTCAACGAGGCCCGGAAGATCTCCGTGGTCAACGTGAACCCCACCAACATCCGGCCGCACAGCGACACGCCGGAGATCCGCAAGTACAAGAAGCGCTTCAACTCCGAGATCCTGTGCGCCGCCTTGtggg gcgtgAACCTGCTGGTGGGCACGGAGAACGGGCTGATGTTGCTGGACCGAAGCGGTCAGGGCAAAGTTTACAACCTGATCAACCGACGGCGCTTCCAGCAGATGGACGTCCTGGAGGGGCTCAACGTCCTGGTCACCATCTCAG ggaAGAAGAACAAGCTACGTGTTTACTACCTGTCCTGGCTGAGGAACCGGATCTTACACAACGACCCCGAGGTGGAGAAGAAACAAGGCTGGATCACCGTAGGGGAGCTGGAGGGCTGCGTCCACTACAAAGTCG TGAAATACGAGAGGATTAAATTCTTGGTGATTGCTCTGAAGAACGCGGTGGAGATCTACGCCTGGGCCCCTAAACCGTATCACAAGTTCATGGCCTTCAAG tcCTTCACCGACCTGCAGCATCGCCCGCAGCTGGTCGACCTGACGGTGGAGGAGGGgcagaggttaaaggtcatctACGGATCCAGTGTCGGCTTCCATGTCATCGATGTGGACTCTGGAAACCCCTACGACATCTACATCCCCTCACAT ATTCAGGGTCAGGTGACCCCGCACGCCATCGTGGTTCTGCCCAAGACGGACGGCATGGAGATGCTGCTGTGCTACGAGGACGAGGGCGTCTACGTCAACACCTACGGACGCATCACCAAAGACGTGGTGCTGCAGTGGGGCGAGATGCCCACCTCCGTCG CATACATCCACTCCAACCAGATCATGGGTTGGGGAGAGAAGGCCATTGAGATCCGCTCCGTGGAGACGGGACACCTCGACGGAGTTTTCATGCACAAGCGAGCTCAGCGACTGAAGTTCCTGTCGGAGAGGAACGACAAG GTCTTCTTCGCCTCGGTGCGTTCCGGAGGCAGCAGCCAAGTCTTCTTCATGACCCTCAACAGAAGCTCCATGATGAACTGGtag
- the tnikb gene encoding TRAF2 and NCK interacting kinase b isoform X8 has protein sequence MDVTGDEEEEIKAEINMLKKYSHHRNIATYYGAFVKKNPPGVDDQLWLVMEFCGAGSITDLIKNTKGNSLKEEWIAYVCREILRGLTHLHQHKVIHRDIKGQNVLLTENAEVKLVDFGVSAQLDRTVGRRNTFIGTPYWMAPEVIACDENPDATYDFKSDLWSLGITAIEMAEGAPPLCDMHPMRALFLIPRNPAPRLKSKKWSKKFQSFIDSCLVKSHSQRPSTEQLLKHPFIRDLPNERQVRIQLKDHIDRTKKRRGERDETEYEYSGSEEEDEERDVGEPSSIINIPGESTLRRDFLRLQLANKERSELIRRQQLEQQQNEEHKRQLLAERQKRIEEQKEQRRRLEEQQRRERDMRKQQEREQRRRYEEMEQLRRDEERRHAEREQEYIRRQLEEEQRQLEILQQQLLQEQALLLEYKRKQIEEQRQAERLQRQLQQERAYLVSLQQQQQQDPARPPQDKKQLYHYKDQAPGANDKPTWAKEVMHRAQSNSPRIPPKKYHSFTDRDVSLGNLLQLPGYKPRRPPSYPAHDSPPMANVHVPHIRVTCVPQPEPRQQDLRRSPNRSPAPRGRSPDRRVEEHYKMNRQTSPALQHKVSNRISDPSLPPRSESFSSGGIQQARTPPTHRSIEPQMAHLVQVRSHGLSGSQSLYDPHGVSSSASPSPSRPPMPRQNSDPTSDTPPPPSLTRLAPPLDKLDRSSWLRQDDDMPPKVPQRTTSISPALVRKHSPGNGPGLGPRPGAHLIRASNPDLRRTDVAMETPLKRTSSGSSSSSSNPSSKGGSNERGNSAALTEGSTPSTHETKDDGRELTRPSRPASYKKAVDEDLTALAKELRELRQGEETSRPPVKVTDYSSSSEDSHSSEDEEGEGGANDGSVAVSDIPRIMPAASQGPNEAFAMTGGHNDAHHDAYGNSSQDSTLMMRERHGGRRRSSAASNGFPGNANLFPGNANLPDLVQQSASPLVSPGDASGAQYGMAGSGGSKSSFTPFVDPRVYGTSPTEDDEDEDDEDNISASALFSDEVLKHEHDLEQARLNEARKISVVNVNPTNIRPHSDTPEIRKYKKRFNSEILCAALWGVNLLVGTENGLMLLDRSGQGKVYNLINRRRFQQMDVLEGLNVLVTISGKKNKLRVYYLSWLRNRILHNDPEVEKKQGWITVGELEGCVHYKVVKYERIKFLVIALKNAVEIYAWAPKPYHKFMAFKSFTDLQHRPQLVDLTVEEGQRLKVIYGSSVGFHVIDVDSGNPYDIYIPSHIQGQVTPHAIVVLPKTDGMEMLLCYEDEGVYVNTYGRITKDVVLQWGEMPTSVAYIHSNQIMGWGEKAIEIRSVETGHLDGVFMHKRAQRLKFLSERNDKVFFASVRSGGSSQVFFMTLNRSSMMNW, from the exons ATGGACGTCACAGGA gatgaggaggaggagattaaAGCAGAGATCAACATGTTAAAGAAGTACAGCCACCACAGGAACATAGCGACCTACTACGGAGCCTTCGTCAAGAAGAACCCTCCCGGGGTGGACGACCAGCTCTGG CTGGTGATGGAGTTCTGCGGCGCCGGCTCGATCACCGACCTGATCAAGAACACCAAAGggaactctctgaaggaggagtGGATCGCCTACGTCTGCAGGGAGATCCTCCGG ggTCTGACCCACCTCCACCAGCACAAGGTCATCCACAGAGACATCAAGGGTCAGAACGTGCTGCTGACCGAGAACGCAGAGGTCAAACTAG TGGACTTTGGTGTGAGCGCTCAGCTGGACCGCACAGTGGGACGGAGGAACACCTTCATCGGGACGCCGTACTGGATGGCGCCCGAGGTCATCGCCTGCGACGAAAACCCCGACGCCACCTACGACTTCAAG agtGATCTGTGGTCGCTCGGTATCACAGCGATTGAGATGGCAGAGGGAGCACCAC CTTTGTGCGACATGCATCCAATGAGAGCGCTCTTCCTCATCCCCAGAAACCCCGCCCCCAGACTAAAGTCTAAGAAGTG GTCGAAGAAGTTCCAGTCCTTCATCGACAGCTGCCTGGTGAAGAGCCACAGCCAGCGGCCGAGCACCGAGCAGCTCCTCAAGCACCCCTTCATCCGGGACCTCCCCAACGAGCGGCAGGTCCGCATCCAGCTGAAGGACCACATCGACCGCAccaagaagaggaggggggagaggg aTGAGACAGAATACGAGTACAGCGGGAGTGAAGAAGAGGACGAAGAGAGAGACGTTGGAGAGCCCAG ctccatcaTCAACATCCCCGGTGAGTCCACCCTGAGGCGGGACTTCCTGCGCCTGCAGCTGGCCAACAAGGAGCGGTCGGAGCTGATCCGGCgccagcagctggagcagcagcagaacgaGGAGCACAAGCGCCAGCTGCTGGCCGAGAGGCAGAAACGCAtcgaggagcagaaggagcagaggaggcggCTGGAggag caacaGCGGCGCGAGCGGGACatgaggaagcagcaggagcggGAGCAGAGGCGGAGGTACGAGGAGATGGAGCAGCTCCGTCGggacgaggagaggaggcaCGCGGAGAGAGAGCAG GAGTATATCCGtaggcagctggaggaggagcagaggcagctggagatcctgcagcagcagctcctgcaggagcAGGCCTTACTGCTG GAGTACAAGAGGAAGCAGATCGAGGAGCAGCGGCAGGCGGAGCGGCTGCagaggcagctgcagcaggagcgcGCGTACCTGGtgtcgctgcagcagcagcagcagcaggacccgGCGCGGCCGCCGCAGGACAAGAAGCAGCTGTACCACTACAAGGACCAGGCGCCCGGCGCCAACGACAAGCCCACCTGGGCCAAGGAG GTGATGCATCGAGCTCAGAGCAACTCGCCCCGCATCCCCCCCAAGAAGTACCACTCCTTCACGGACCGGGACGTCAGCCTCGGcaacctcctccagctccccggTTACAAAcctcgccgccccccctcctacccGGCCCACGACAGCCCCCCAATGGCTAACGTGCACGTGCCTCACATCCGGGTCACCTGTGTGCCTCAACCGGAACCGCGGCAGCAGGACCTCCGGAGGAGCCCCAACAGGAGCCCCGCCCCCAGGGGGCGGAGCCCCGACCGGCGG gtgGAGGAGCATTATAAGATGAACAGACAGACTTCTCCTGCGTTGCAGCACAAAGTCTCCAACCGGATCTCGGACCCGTCGCTGCCCCCCCGCTCAGAGTCCTTCAGCAGCGGCGGCATCCAGCAGGCCCGGACCCCCCCGACGCACCGCTCCATCGAGCCCcag atgGCCCACCTGGTGCAGGTGAGGAGTCACGGTCTGTCCGGCTCTCAGTCCCTGTACGACCCCCACGGCGTCTCCTCCTCGGCgtcgccctccccctcccggcCTCCCATGCCCCGGCAGAACTCCGACCCCACCTCcgacacccctcctcccccgtcccTCACCCGCCTGGCGCCCCCCCTCGACAAGCTGGACCGCAGCTCCTGGCTGCGGCAGGACGACGACATGCCGCCCAAG GTTCCTCAGAGGACGACCTCCATCTCTCCCGCTTTGGTCAGAAAACACTCACCTGGAAACGGACCCGGCCTCGGGCCTCGACCCGGAGCTCACCTCATACGggccag CAACCCTGACCTGCGGAGGACcgacgttgccatggagacgccCCTGAAGAGGACGAGCAgcggcagctcctccagctccagcaaCCCGAGCTCCAAGGGAGGCTCCAACGAACGAG GTAATTCAGCCGCTCTGACCGAAGGCTCAACTCCTTCGACCCACGAGACCAAAGACGACGGCAGAGAGCTGACGCGACCCAGCAGGCCTGca AGTTATAAGAAAGCTGTAGACGAG GACCTGACGGCTCTGGCCAAGGAGCTGCGAGAGCTGCGTCAGGGCGAAGAGACCAGCCGCCCCCCCGTCAAGGTGACGGACTACTCGTCCTCCAGCGAGGACTCGCATAgcagcgaggacgaggagggggagggcggcGCCAACGACGGGTCGGTGGCGGTCAGCGACATACCGCGCATCAT GCCTGCAGCGAGTCAAGGTCCCAACGAGGCCTTCGCCATGACGGGGGGCCACAACGACGCTCACCACGACGCGTACGGAAACAGCTCCCAGGACAGCACGCTGATGATGCGTGAG agGCACGGGGGACGGAGGCGGAGCTCCGCCGCCAGCAACGGTTTCCCTGGCAACGCCAATCTGTTCCCCGGCAACGCCAATCTCCCTGATCTGGTGCAGCAAAGCGCCTCCCCCCTGGTCTCCCCAGGCGACGCCTCTGGGGCGCAA TACGGGATGGCCGGCAGCGGAGGCTCCAAGTCTTCCTTCACCCCCTTCGTAGATCCCAGGGTGTACGGGACGTCCCCCaccgaggacgacgaggacgaggacgacgaggacaaCATCTCGGCCTCAG CGCTGTTCTCCGACGAGGTGCTGAAGCACGAGCACGACCTGGAGCAGGCGAGGCTCAACGAGGCCCGGAAGATCTCCGTGGTCAACGTGAACCCCACCAACATCCGGCCGCACAGCGACACGCCGGAGATCCGCAAGTACAAGAAGCGCTTCAACTCCGAGATCCTGTGCGCCGCCTTGtggg gcgtgAACCTGCTGGTGGGCACGGAGAACGGGCTGATGTTGCTGGACCGAAGCGGTCAGGGCAAAGTTTACAACCTGATCAACCGACGGCGCTTCCAGCAGATGGACGTCCTGGAGGGGCTCAACGTCCTGGTCACCATCTCAG ggaAGAAGAACAAGCTACGTGTTTACTACCTGTCCTGGCTGAGGAACCGGATCTTACACAACGACCCCGAGGTGGAGAAGAAACAAGGCTGGATCACCGTAGGGGAGCTGGAGGGCTGCGTCCACTACAAAGTCG TGAAATACGAGAGGATTAAATTCTTGGTGATTGCTCTGAAGAACGCGGTGGAGATCTACGCCTGGGCCCCTAAACCGTATCACAAGTTCATGGCCTTCAAG tcCTTCACCGACCTGCAGCATCGCCCGCAGCTGGTCGACCTGACGGTGGAGGAGGGgcagaggttaaaggtcatctACGGATCCAGTGTCGGCTTCCATGTCATCGATGTGGACTCTGGAAACCCCTACGACATCTACATCCCCTCACAT ATTCAGGGTCAGGTGACCCCGCACGCCATCGTGGTTCTGCCCAAGACGGACGGCATGGAGATGCTGCTGTGCTACGAGGACGAGGGCGTCTACGTCAACACCTACGGACGCATCACCAAAGACGTGGTGCTGCAGTGGGGCGAGATGCCCACCTCCGTCG CATACATCCACTCCAACCAGATCATGGGTTGGGGAGAGAAGGCCATTGAGATCCGCTCCGTGGAGACGGGACACCTCGACGGAGTTTTCATGCACAAGCGAGCTCAGCGACTGAAGTTCCTGTCGGAGAGGAACGACAAG GTCTTCTTCGCCTCGGTGCGTTCCGGAGGCAGCAGCCAAGTCTTCTTCATGACCCTCAACAGAAGCTCCATGATGAACTGGtag